A genomic region of Lycorma delicatula isolate Av1 chromosome 4, ASM4794821v1, whole genome shotgun sequence contains the following coding sequences:
- the LOC142322613 gene encoding fatty acyl-CoA reductase 1-like, translated as MSGNMSTPNIYEFYANKNIFITGSTGFLGKVILEKLLRSCPGIEKIYLIIRLQKGKSLQSRLNDIINAPLFDTLREKNPDAFKKLIAIKGDMSDLKLGLSSEDYQTLADKINIVFHVAASVRFDDSLTDAVRMNTRGTLEVLELALKMKQLLGLVHVSTTYCNCDRKEVHEIIYPPHADWKTTINIIEKIDPAVVTILTPKLLGTLPNTYTYSKSLSEQLVNSYKDKLKIVIFRPSIVISSWKEPIAGWLDSFNGPVSIMLGAGKGVIRTCLVDPDIVPDYMPVDIAAKAIIAAVWQRGINRSLGNDITVYNCSSMSKSISMRQLMIIGFEAFWSSPEPDILWTPTAYFCQNQTWFYINCIFKHFLPAVMVDAFFRLTGQTPMLVKLHKKIYRAMISLSYFTLREWRFTNDNFLQLNKLIAPEDKADFDYDFSDIDPKSFFENAMLGGRKFLLKEDTSNERMDEARIKAHSK; from the exons ATGTCTGGAAATATGAGTACtccaaatatttatgaattttatgccaataaaaatatttttataacaggtAGTACTGGATTTTTGggaaaagtaattttagaaaaactgCTCAGATCATGCCCTggtattgaaaaaatttacctcATTATTCGACTGCAGAAAGGGAAATCTCTACAAAGCCGTCTAAATGACATTATCAATGCTccg ttattcgaTACTTTAAGAGAGAAAAACCCAGATGCTTTTAAGAAACTGATTGCTATCAAAGGAGACATGTCTGACCTCAAACTTGGTCTTTCTTCTGAAGACTATCAAACACTTGCtgacaaaattaatattgtattccATGTGGCTGCCAGTGTACGTTTTGATGACTCTTTAACAGATGCTGTCAGAATGAACACTAGGGGAACATTGGAAGTCCTTGAATTAGCACTTAAGATGAAACAGTTGCTG GGTCTTGTTCATGTCTCAACTACATATTGTAACTGTGACAGAAAAGAAGTACATGAGATTATATATCCGCCTCATGCAGACTGGAAAACAACCATCAATAttattgagaaaattgatcctGCAGTGGTTACTATTTTGACACCAAA GTTACTTGGTACATTGCCAAATACCTACACGTATTCAAAATCCTTATCTGAACAGTTAGTTAACAGTTATAAGGACAAATTGAAGATTGTTATTTTTCGCCCATCTATAG TAATCAGTTCCTGGAAAGAGCCAATAGCTGGGTGGCTGGATAGTTTTAACGGTCCAGTCAGCATAATGCTGGGTGCTGGTAAAGGTGTGATTCGTACGTGTTTAGTGGATCCAGATATAGTCCCAGACTACATGCCTGTTGATATTGCTGCTAAAGCAATTATAGCTGCTGTTTGGCAGAGGGGTATTAACAg gtctcTAGGGAATGATATTACTGTGTATAACTGTTCCTCGATGTCAAAATCTATATCTATGAGGCAACTTATGATTATTGGCTTTGAAGCATTTTGGAGCAGTCCAGAACCAGACATTCTTTGGACACCAACAGCatatttttgtcaaaatcaaACTTGGTTCTACatcaattgtatttttaaacattttcttcctgCAGTGATGGTCGATGCCTTTTTTCGTCTAACTGGTCAAACACCAAT gttggtaaaattacataaaaaaatctaccGTGCAATGATATCATTGTCATACTTTACACTAAGAGAATGGAGGTTCACAAATGACAATTTCCTGCAGTTAAACAAACTCATTGCTCCAGAAGATAAAGCTGACTTTGATTATGACTTTTCAGATATAGACCCCAAGTCGTTTTTTGAAAATGCAATGTTAGGTGGGAGAAAATTCCTTCTAAAAGAAGACACTTCTAATGAGAGGATGGATGAGGCAAGAATAAAGGCACACAG caaatag